The following are encoded in a window of Penaeus vannamei isolate JL-2024 chromosome 35, ASM4276789v1, whole genome shotgun sequence genomic DNA:
- the LOC113811452 gene encoding uncharacterized protein isoform X1: MSFKTFHIALAVLLALLPNQIASQDNVLPSRPGGLLASSGGPVNGHAVGPMDEVVHLKLRPDEVEGFVNGPTGTSVLTEERQQGLEDKANVRYVNGPTSTSVEAEENRQRAGGQDAFVGGPVDASGPPGESQPGQQGPFVNGPTGTSVALEEGLRLPEEGRVVVNGPTGISVEAEENQQRLEEDGIVSASNAQKNRGRISANPEEADVNQKIPSGLYHDTTDWSTDSKHWNYKAGEWSLVYLPDKDHQALPAHEIPGPSLVVVTEDVLKKVYVRRKVVGLSQVLFHFRYFLSTSEDLNEVPILKVYLVQGNTSKLLSDNLQSHGAWQDSNLSLDVSGTFEIIFEGRLMKKGNEIALDDITIRGVGTGDGEAGSDDQQEYDVESSGTSPDEAGRNETVANSTAVGNETSGAGDETDQGTAEPETNTEVPQNATEEVEGSVTEAPVATGDSEVESNATDIPIDLPGITEGEGLNQGTENSSLVTVSVDNISSAPGNDSITDNATESALNETATVTPAPDSVENNTEEASQDPLAVNATVEVPENENMTLSITDFPVNATELPETNATITSNGTEFVNETFSPVNATVEPSVDPQFTPGVEGNGSVFSSTPVTSFITEFPPPHGPPTDIITDPYSPINTTVMTNFTTPSGSASTGDAAILAGDDITSSSWGMFKIFLVICVLGVAALGFLYWRKRRQQDDEIPVFTRSSHADYHNPTFSPDDDSSFASQGTRHNYKSFD; this comes from the exons ATGAGTTTCAAAACGTTTCATATCGCACTGGCTGTCCTGTTAGCACTCCTGCCGAACCAAATCGCATCACAGGACAACGTCTTGCCCTCGCGACCTGGGGGATTGCTGGCGTCCTCAGGCGGTCCTGTGAATGGACACGCCGTAGGACCTATGGATGAGGTAGTTCACCTGAAACTACGACCAGATGAAGTTGAAGGATTCGTTAACGGTCCTACCGGCACGTCTGTCCTGACCGAGGAGAGACAGCAGGGCCTAGAGGACAAGGCGAATGTGAGGTACGTGAACGGACCGACGTCGACGTCAGTGGAGGCCGAAGAGAACAGGCAGAGAGCTGGTGGCCAAGACGCCTTCGTCGGCGGTCCTGTGGACGCGTCAGGACCGCCTGGGGAGAGCCAGCCTGGTCAACAAGGACCTTTCGTCAACGGCCCCACGGGGACGTCTGTTGCTCTCGAGGAGGGGCTGCGCCTGCCGGAGGAAGGTCGCGTCGTCGTCAACGGCCCGACGGGCATctcggtggaggcggaggagaaccAGCAGAGGCTCGAAGAGGACGGGATCGTCAGCGCCTCCAATGCTCAGAAGAACCGAGGGAGAATATCGGCAAATCCTGAAGAAGCCGATGTCAACCAAAAG ATACCTTCCGGACTCTACCATGACACCACAGACTGGTCGACGGATTCCAAGCACTGGAACTACAAGGCGGGCGAGTGGTCCCTGGTCTACCTCCCGGACAAGGACCACCAAGCCCTTCCCGCACACGAGATCCCGGGGCCCTCGCTGGTCGTCGTCACCGAAGACGTCCTGAAGAAG GTGTACGTCAGACGAAAGGTAGTTGGCCTGAGTCAAGTGCTGTTCCACTTTCGGTATTTCCTCAGCACTAGTGAAGACCTTAATGAGGTACCCATCCTGAAG GTGTACCTCGTCCAAGGAAACACCAGCAAGCTTCTGTCCGACAACTTACAGTCACATGGAGCCTGGCAGGACAGCAATTTATCTTTGGACGTTTCTGGAACTTTCGAG ATAATTTTTGAGGGAAGACTGATGAAAAAAGGTAATGAGATAGCTTTGGATGACATCACAATCCGTGGAGTAGGAACTGGCGATGGAGAAGCGGGCTCAGATGACCAGCAGGAATACGACGTGGAATCTTCAGGAACTAGTCCGGATGAAGCTGGAAGGAATGAGACCGTCGCAAATTCGACAGCCGTTGGCAATGAAACTTCAGGCGCTGGTGATGAGACCGACCAAGGTACCGCAGAACCAGAGACTAACACTGAAGTTCCGCAAAATGCGACGGAAGAAGTTGAAGGGAGTGTGACGGAGGCACCGGTCGCCACTGGGGATTCAGAAGTAGAAAGCAATGCCACTGATATTCCCATAGATCTGCCGGGAATTACTGAAGGCGAGGGGTTGAATCAAGGTACTGAAAACAGTTCATTAGTCACAGTTTCCGTTGATAACATCTCGAGCGCTCCAGGTAATGACAGCATAACAGATAATGCCACTGAGTCTGCGCTAAACGAGACAGCAACCGTCACTCCTGCACCAGATAGTGTCGAGAATAATACTGAGGAAGCGTCGCAGGATCCCCTCGCTGTTAACGCCACAGTTGAAGTACCGGAAAATGAGAACATGACTTTGTCAATAACTGATTTCCCTGTTAATGCTACCGAACTTCCCGAGACTAATGCAACGATAACATCTAACGGTACAGAATTTGTTAACGAGACGTTTAGCCCGGTTAATGCCACAGTAGAACCCTCAGTAGATCCTCAGTTCACCCCAGGAGTTGAAGGTAATGGCAGTGTATTTTCCAGTACCCCGGTGACTAGCTTCATTACCGAGTTTCCCCCACCTCACGGACCACCGACAGACATCATTACAGACCCGTACAGTCCCATTAACACAACAGTAATGACGAATTTCACTACCCCTTCAGGCAGTGCCAGTACAGGAGATGCTGCTATTCTCGCCGGAGATGATATTACTTCGAGCTCATGGGGAATGTTCAAGATCTTCCTGGTCATCTGCGTGCTGGGAGTGGCAGCTCTGGGCTTCCTGTACTGGCGAAAACGCCGTCAGCAAGATGACGAGATCCCTGTATTCACCAGGTCGTCCCACGCAGACTACCATAACCCGACCTTTTCACCGGATGACGACTCCAGCTTTGCCTCACAAGGAACGAGGCATAATTACAAATCCTTTGATTAA
- the LOC113811452 gene encoding uncharacterized protein isoform X2, producing the protein MSFKTFHIALAVLLALLPNQIASQDNVLPSRPGGLLASSGGPVNGHAVGPMDEVVHLKLRPDEVEGFVNGPTGTSVLTEERQQGLEDKANVRYVNGPTSTSVEAEENRQRAGGQDAFVGGPVDASGPPGESQPGQQGPFVNGPTGTSVALEEGLRLPEEGRVVVNGPTGISVEAEENQQRLEEDGIVSASNAQKNRGRISANPEEADVNQKIPSGLYHDTTDWSTDSKHWNYKAGEWSLVYLPDKDHQALPAHEIPGPSLVVVTEDVLKKVYVRRKVVGLSQVLFHFRYFLSTSEDLNEVPILKVYLVQGNTSKLLSDNLQSHGAWQDSNLSLDVSGTFEIIFEGRLMKKGNEIALDDITIRGVGTGDGEAGSDDQQEYDVESSGTSPDEAGRNETVANSTAVGNETSGAGDETDQGTAEPETNTEVPQNATEEVEGSVTEAPVATGDSEVESNATDIPIDLPGITEGEGLNQGSASTGDAAILAGDDITSSSWGMFKIFLVICVLGVAALGFLYWRKRRQQDDEIPVFTRSSHADYHNPTFSPDDDSSFASQGTRHNYKSFD; encoded by the exons ATGAGTTTCAAAACGTTTCATATCGCACTGGCTGTCCTGTTAGCACTCCTGCCGAACCAAATCGCATCACAGGACAACGTCTTGCCCTCGCGACCTGGGGGATTGCTGGCGTCCTCAGGCGGTCCTGTGAATGGACACGCCGTAGGACCTATGGATGAGGTAGTTCACCTGAAACTACGACCAGATGAAGTTGAAGGATTCGTTAACGGTCCTACCGGCACGTCTGTCCTGACCGAGGAGAGACAGCAGGGCCTAGAGGACAAGGCGAATGTGAGGTACGTGAACGGACCGACGTCGACGTCAGTGGAGGCCGAAGAGAACAGGCAGAGAGCTGGTGGCCAAGACGCCTTCGTCGGCGGTCCTGTGGACGCGTCAGGACCGCCTGGGGAGAGCCAGCCTGGTCAACAAGGACCTTTCGTCAACGGCCCCACGGGGACGTCTGTTGCTCTCGAGGAGGGGCTGCGCCTGCCGGAGGAAGGTCGCGTCGTCGTCAACGGCCCGACGGGCATctcggtggaggcggaggagaaccAGCAGAGGCTCGAAGAGGACGGGATCGTCAGCGCCTCCAATGCTCAGAAGAACCGAGGGAGAATATCGGCAAATCCTGAAGAAGCCGATGTCAACCAAAAG ATACCTTCCGGACTCTACCATGACACCACAGACTGGTCGACGGATTCCAAGCACTGGAACTACAAGGCGGGCGAGTGGTCCCTGGTCTACCTCCCGGACAAGGACCACCAAGCCCTTCCCGCACACGAGATCCCGGGGCCCTCGCTGGTCGTCGTCACCGAAGACGTCCTGAAGAAG GTGTACGTCAGACGAAAGGTAGTTGGCCTGAGTCAAGTGCTGTTCCACTTTCGGTATTTCCTCAGCACTAGTGAAGACCTTAATGAGGTACCCATCCTGAAG GTGTACCTCGTCCAAGGAAACACCAGCAAGCTTCTGTCCGACAACTTACAGTCACATGGAGCCTGGCAGGACAGCAATTTATCTTTGGACGTTTCTGGAACTTTCGAG ATAATTTTTGAGGGAAGACTGATGAAAAAAGGTAATGAGATAGCTTTGGATGACATCACAATCCGTGGAGTAGGAACTGGCGATGGAGAAGCGGGCTCAGATGACCAGCAGGAATACGACGTGGAATCTTCAGGAACTAGTCCGGATGAAGCTGGAAGGAATGAGACCGTCGCAAATTCGACAGCCGTTGGCAATGAAACTTCAGGCGCTGGTGATGAGACCGACCAAGGTACCGCAGAACCAGAGACTAACACTGAAGTTCCGCAAAATGCGACGGAAGAAGTTGAAGGGAGTGTGACGGAGGCACCGGTCGCCACTGGGGATTCAGAAGTAGAAAGCAATGCCACTGATATTCCCATAGATCTGCCGGGAATTACTGAAGGCGAGGGGTTGAATCAAG GCAGTGCCAGTACAGGAGATGCTGCTATTCTCGCCGGAGATGATATTACTTCGAGCTCATGGGGAATGTTCAAGATCTTCCTGGTCATCTGCGTGCTGGGAGTGGCAGCTCTGGGCTTCCTGTACTGGCGAAAACGCCGTCAGCAAGATGACGAGATCCCTGTATTCACCAGGTCGTCCCACGCAGACTACCATAACCCGACCTTTTCACCGGATGACGACTCCAGCTTTGCCTCACAAGGAACGAGGCATAATTACAAATCCTTTGATTAA